The following is a genomic window from Micromonospora cathayae.
TCCGGGGCATGCTGGGGTTCACCGGCCGCTGGAACGGGGTGGACGTGTCCGTCCAGGGCTCGGGCATGGGCATGCCGTCGGCCTCCATCTACGCCCATGAACTGATCAACGAGTACGGGGTGAAGACCCTGATCCGGGTCGGCTCCTGCGGTGCCCTCACCGAGGACCTGCGCCTGCGGGACGTGATCGCGGCGATCGGGTCGGCCACCGACTCCAACATGAACCGGGCGCGCTTCGCCGGGTTGATCGACTACGCCCCGGTCGCCGATTTCGGGCTGCTGCGTACCTCGGTCGAGGTGGCCGAGCGGCGCGGTGTCGCCATGCGGGTCGGGCCGATCCTGGCCGCGGACGCCTTCTACACCGACCGGCCGGACCTCTACGACACGCTGGCCGACTACGGCGTGCTGGCGGTGGAGATGGAGTCGGCGGCGCTCTACACCATCGCCGCCCGGTTCAGGGCCCGCGCGCTGACCGTGCTGACCGTCAGCGACCACATCAAGACCGGTGAGCGGACCACCGCCGAGGAGCGTGAGCAGACCTTCTCCCAGATGGTCGAGATCGCCCTGGACACCATCGTCGCCTGAGACCGCAGACCGCCTCACACCGGAGAACGCCTGGCACCGCAGACCGCGTGACAGCAGCACCGCGTGACGGCCGGGGCCCTTCCGGTGCAGGTGACCCCTGCGGAGGCAAGGGCCCCGGTCAGCGGAAGAAGGCGCGCAGGACGGCGGCGTTCTCGGTCTCCAGGACGCCGCCGTACACCTCGGGACGGTGGTTGAGCC
Proteins encoded in this region:
- the deoD gene encoding purine-nucleoside phosphorylase yields the protein MSTHIGAKPGEIAERVLMPGDPLRAKWIAETYLEDARCYSTVRGMLGFTGRWNGVDVSVQGSGMGMPSASIYAHELINEYGVKTLIRVGSCGALTEDLRLRDVIAAIGSATDSNMNRARFAGLIDYAPVADFGLLRTSVEVAERRGVAMRVGPILAADAFYTDRPDLYDTLADYGVLAVEMESAALYTIAARFRARALTVLTVSDHIKTGERTTAEEREQTFSQMVEIALDTIVA